The DNA region TATCTTGTAGATAATGGAGCAGGGCTTGGATGAAGAAGGGCTGGCTGTAGTTGAACCCAATGAGTGCGATTCGCGGAGCTacaggcagcagcaacggAACAGCGAGGGCCTTGGCGAGAGCTCTCGCGAGCCCATGCTTCTTGCCGAGATAAATTCCCTTGTCGAGCTCTTGAGCCAGTGCGACTTGCATCGTTTCCGATATCATGCCCCGGTCGAGCGCATACAGGTCCTTGATGGTGAGCACGTTGCGGTAGCCATGGAGAAAGAGTCGGTTAAGCCAGTAGTAGACGCCCAAGCTGAAGAGGCCGCTCGTCTCCTCCGGGCTGTGTTCTTCCGCGGTCCAGCGAATCCATTTTGCCTTCCTCTGGGCCTCGACAAGAAGGATGACAATTTTGACAGCCAGCGAGGCCGTAAAGAGCCTAGCGAACAATTGGGTCGAAAAGGTTCGCGCCATTAACCAAGATGTTCTGGTTTGGGCAGCATCAAACAAGATCTGGAAGAAGACATAGCCCGTCAAGAGCATGGAGGGTCTGAGTGCCCTTGAGTGCTCGGCATAGGACAATCCAATCATGAAGAGAGCGGCGAGAAGGTTGAGGGCAGACGCCCCCACAGCGAACCCATCAATTCGCGAGCCATTGGAAGTGGTTTGGAGAATGAGCAGCGCGAACTGGAGCGTGGCGTATACTGTGACTATGGCCTTGACAACTTGAACGTCAATATCCACCGGCTCAGGCACGTGTGTGTTATTTTAATGTTTGGTCACTCACCAGCTTGATTGTCTGAACGGTTGGGGCGCCGACGATTCGTGGTTTTCGGGAGAGGAAAGCGATGCGGGGTAGTGAAAGAGCAGCAAAGACCGCCGCAGGAATGATGGCCAAAAAGATCCTCTCAAATCGGAGGGTGAAGTCGAAGTCGCCGCGGCATCCCTGGACGCCGGGTCCGAGCGAGTCGTCGTTGAGGCACCTTGAGCTCATTATCCAAGTGCCTTTTTGCGTCAAGAGTACACGACCTGGAAAGTCAGGAGGTCGGGGTCCAATGTAGTGAAAACTCAGTGTCACGAGACAGTCGGCACACTCGTATTGACTGCCCTCAAGAGTTGCAGTTGTGGCTCAGCGAAGTTCGTGTATGGAAAACGTAGAGAATGACTTGGGGCGGGAGTGGCTTGCGAAGCCAAAGGCCAATGttttatattatatagtgGCAGGTTCAAGTGTCATGACACGACATTAAGCTTACGTCTCGCGTCGACGCTGATGATGCCTTTTGACTCGCATCAGGTTGCAAGGAGTCTCTAGTATGGAAACAAAAAGCTTGTACGCAACATGTGCAGGGTTAAGGTGCTGGGTGCCTAGCCGTCAGCAAGTGGTCATTGAAAGCTTGGTATGCGGAGCAGCATGGCTGCAAAGCCGTGGCGTCGCGGCCCGGGGTCGAAGGCGCGGACGTAAGCCGCAATTCTGTTTGTCGGACCGCGCCATTGGCCCCAGAAATGCGGCTTGATGAAGCGCCGAGTGGGTGTCAGACTGCAGTGGATTGTTACGGCGCTGACATGGCGGGCAGACGACGCGCGAGATCGAAAGCGGAAGGTCATCACAGATTGATGCGGGCCAGGGGCCACTGAAGTCGAGTCTTACCGTAGCGACTCCGTGGACTGAAGGAGCCTGGATTCACAAATGTGTGCTGAGCTGAGCGTTGTGTAGACGTGGCCCACAAGACGGGGTAGCATGCCGAGAGCCGGCGGTCTCAGTCAAAACTCAAGCGGCTGCAAGCGGGGTCGGGGTCTTTGCCAAGGACATCCTCGCAGCGGGGGTAACCCTGGGAGCGGCCGAAGAAACAGTTCCGGAACATCTGAACGCCCATCGCCAGCCATTCCATGCTGATTCCATGCCGTTTCCTGTTATGGGTTTAGGGGGGGTGTTCGCCGGTGGATGACGACCGGCAAACCCATGGCTGACGAGTTCTGCGTCTAACAGAAAACTAGAGAATCATCGAGAAGGGTGAGAAGACGGCGGTGAGGGGCCGGGCGGACGCGTCGTCTTGATGCAGTCGCTGCTCgccagacggcgacgacgaagacgatgacgaggccaACTTCGGGTCATGCTAGGGGGGTGGTGGGCGGGTGGGTGGCTGACCGTGTTACTTTTCCGATAAGTCAGCCATCCCTATGGCCGTTCGGACTGAATGCGCTtgaaggaaggaaggaacgacggcggccggaTATTTACGGGTGTGTGCGGTGGTGGGGCCGTTATGGATCCCGAGATAATCCGCACAATCCAATCTTGATTACCTAATGAGAGAAGCTCGACACCGCCATACATCCTCACCAGCCACATCCACACTGCGCCATGAACAGCCACTCCTCGGTTTCCCGTTCCCCGTTCCCCGAATCCTTCCAacaaggaggagacggccaGCTAACAGTCACCCGCACGTCACGCGTTAACGACCTGGGCGTCGGCCGGCACCGCTGTCAGCCTGTCCGTTGCTCGGAGTGGAAACGAACGGCCACCAGCCAACAGCCCGCCAAGCTCCAGCGTCAGTCGATGTGATGCGTGACCCCAACTTCCCATGACCGAGGCAACGCTACTACCTTTGAGCCAAGCTGAGCTGAGTAGGACTGATCTTCTATTCGTTTTGTCTATTCAGGTGGACTGATTATCGGATTTCGGCGGGATAAAAGACCAGAAAAAGTCGACGGCTTTGGCTCGACTCTGTTCTGACGCACCAATTTTGGAACCCCAACCACGAACATCCAGTCATAGACATCCACGTCAGGGCGTTGATTCATACCACTCCTCAACCTGCTAGGCCGCAAACAGTTTCACTGCCCCGCCCGTCCAAAGAACAAAACAAAATCGAAAACGTTGTCGAGTAGGTGCGAATGAAACCAGCGAGAAACAGAACAAACAGCAGCGTTCAGGGCCATTAATTTAAGACAATAAAAAGGGACAAGGGGTCCTTCCGAGAACCGCATCGACTCTACAGGTACCAAGGGTTAGCAAATACGAGCGCGCCATCATGTGTATCGTCCTCCTTACCACCGCCCACCCCGACTACGCTCTCATTGTCATCGACAATCGAGACGAGTTCATCCTACGCCCGACATCTCGCCCGCACTGGTGGTCACACCCGTCCGGCGCCTCCGTCCTCTCCGCCCGCGACCTCCAAAGAGCGGAGAAGGGGACATGGCTCGGCATTACCAAGACAGGACAACTAGCCGTGCTCACCAACTACCGCGAAACCAACACGCAGGATGTGACCCATCCAATCCACGCGGCTCGCAGCCGCGGCGGCATGGTCACGACCTGGCTAGGATCCGACCCCACCGAGCCCGCATCGGAATCGGTGAACCACCTCGTCAAGGATGGGGGCGTCaagggcgtcggcggcttctCCATGGTAGCCGGTAAGTTGAAGAGAAagcgcggcgatggcgacgacgagaagcccCAACGCGCGCTCGAAGGCATTGCCATTATTTCGAACCGCTGTGACGACCTTGAAGACGTGCCGTGGATCGCCGAGAAGCGTGGCGAGGTATATGGCCTCAGCAACACTGGCTACGACGACCCCAAACCGTGGCCCAAGGTCGAAAACGGAAAGCGCCTCGTCAAGGAGACCATCCAGAAGGCCGTAgccgagggcctgggcgAAAACGCACTCGCCGAGCGCCTTTTCGAGGTGCTCGACACCGACTCGTTGCCCAAGCACCCCGACATGAGCCTGGCGGACTACATCAAGGAGCTGAAGCAGTCCATCTTTGTTCCCGCGCTGGGTGATGATGCCCATCGCAAGGCCATGGAGGAGGCCGTTTCAAGGGGGCCGGGCCATTGGGCAACCGACGAccagaaggccgccgagggtcTACAGTTGGGCGAACGACCGGATCCGCCGGCGCAGGCCAGTATGGGCTTCGAGGTGGGCTTGTACGGCACGCAGCGTCAGACCGTCATCATGGTCGATTGGGACGGGAATGTTACGTATCGCGAACGAGCGCTGTGGGACGGCAACGGAAACCCGATCGAGAGGGGCCAGGGCGATGAGGTGTTTAAGTTCAAGATCGAGGGATGGGAGAGCTGAGGAAACCACGGTGCATTCAGAGGCGATACTGCATCAGTCCATATGTTACCGGAGCATCGGGTCCTGCATCATGGCCTGGGATAGgtagatgatgatgatgagttAAGAGATTCGTTTAGATGAAGATTTGCCTTACTATGTCCACAGGAAGAGCACTTGTCCTAGGATTAGAACGGAAGAAGGTGACATGCAGAGGAGCAATTGTCTGTTGCCCAGAAGAGCTCAATCATGTATCTATGCCTGTGATTCCGCGTAAAtgggtgagggagggaggcaagACCACAGCGCGTGTAAGTAATGATAAGGAAGCTGTGCCAACATATGACCTTCCGTCCAAGCCTCCATATCATTCAGTCAACTTGATGTACATACTACTCTTGTGGCAGGAGGCAGCTGCATGTGCGTGAATCAGACTATGCACCTCAGAGAACAAATGGTGTGCGTCCTTGCATCGGCCGTGTCCTTGGACGTCGACGCGTCCTCCAAAAATGCAACAACAACGAGATCAGAGCACCCATTTTCATCTGAACCTCACTTCACCTCAGCCTTGCACTAGCTCAGCTCAACGCAGCTCAACGCAGCTCAACTCACGACAGGTTGCATGGGCATTCTGAAGACGGCCAAATTCATCTCTTGTCGTCCGAATTAAATAAtcccaccctcctcctctcctctccgtccccctcctctctcctccagaAATGCCCTCCGCCGAGCCCGGTTCTCGCTCACTTGGCTTAGTACTCCTCGCCCACACGACGCGCtgcatcatcgccatcttcatccaTCTATTCGGCCTCTTCCGCATTAACCTGCGTCTGATTCCGCAGTGGTTTCGTTTCTTGCTCATAGCGGTCAAGCTCGTTGGCCGCGCAGTCGTCGAGTCGGCCGGCATTGTTTCGGTTTCGACAAAGAAAACAGTCGCTGCCTGGAAGGGGACGTTTGCCATTCTTCTCTGGGCCGTACCTTACAccgtcttcctctttttcttcatcCTACAAGCTGctctcttcgtcgtcatcctggAAGAATGCGAGACCGTCTACCTGGGACTTCGTTCCTCCCGCTTCGGAACCGCGGTTCTTGGGTTCCTCCTGAACGAGGAGTTGCtaccgccgtcgccgctcgACCGACCATCTCCAAACCCGTGGGACCCGTCCATCGCAGCAACGGACCGAATCTTGAGCGTGCCAGAGAGATCACTGTTGTTTCGAGCATTGTCGACGCCCAGCCTGTTTACCGCCAGCCAGGCCAAAAAGCCGTGCAGCCGGATCCTGACATTCCTGAAAGGTCTCTCAGCATATCTGTCCACGACGATGAACACGGCGACGACTCAAACTCCTCCCGAGCGAACAAGGATGATGACGCCCGAGCAGATGGCGATACAGAGCTTACACAACCTTCAGGGGCCCCTTCAACCCACGCGGGCCGACCAGTCATACAGAGCGGAACCAGCCACCAACTACATATCGATGTTCAAAGACGCCGTGCTGTTAGAGATCGTCAAGTGCTGGCAGAGATTTCCCACCCCAATGCGTCTACACGGATTCCTTCTCGAGACCGGACCGCGCTTAAGCGACGCGACGCAGCAGACCAGAATGGAGAGAAGCATGTCAtcccgccgaggtcgtctgGACTCCCATCAACATGTTACCGCGGTGCACGACGTCTCTCAGCTAGCTTCTCCAACGGAGTGCCTCTTTCCAGCAACCCAACAGTTGCCAGCCATAGCATAAGCGCCGTCATGGGCACTGTCGCCAATTGTTCCACGGCCGCATGTGCCCCGTCTTCCGCAGACACCGCTGGCACCTCCAACACCGCAGACGCCGCAGGCTATTCGACATGTAAACCCGAAGAATTTCACGCATCGGCCCACGGAGGCGATACGGTACCAAACGCCCTTCATTCGGCAGCAAGGAGCCCAGTCCTGGTCGACTATGAGCACAGCGCCCCTTGCTCTGAGCGACAATCCCAGCACCACCCTCAACCTTCCGGTCGACGAGACGCCGACAAGAAGCGCCTCCCCAAGTCCCGCACGTTAACTGTCCTGTCCAATCTCACGGCCTCTCTTTCTAGGTCGTCGCTGGCCAGCTTCGCCGGAAGCGAGCGCAAAACATCACAGCATACCGTGTCGTCTCGGAAGACCAGCAGCTCTTCAACCTTTGCCTCCAATGCGCCGACCAGAACTGCGACGCCAACGAGTCCCGAAGTCAATCCGCTCATCATCACCACGGCT from Colletotrichum higginsianum IMI 349063 chromosome 4, whole genome shotgun sequence includes:
- a CDS encoding Duf833 domain protein — protein: MCIVLLTTAHPDYALIVIDNRDEFILRPTSRPHWWSHPSGASVLSARDLQRAEKGTWLGITKTGQLAVLTNYRETNTQDVTHPIHAARSRGGMVTTWLGSDPTEPASESVNHLVKDGGVKGVGGFSMVAGKLKRKRGDGDDEKPQRALEGIAIISNRCDDLEDVPWIAEKRGEVYGLSNTGYDDPKPWPKVENGKRLVKETIQKAVAEGLGENALAERLFEVLDTDSLPKHPDMSLADYIKELKQSIFVPALGDDAHRKAMEEAVSRGPGHWATDDQKAAEGLQLGERPDPPAQASMGFEVGLYGTQRQTVIMVDWDGNVTYRERALWDGNGNPIERGQGDEVFKFKIEGWES